GTATTTATGCACAACCTAAATGTTTTGAGAATGTGGATGATCCAGAGTTGGTAGAAGATTCAAGCGGTCATTACGTTGCCTGTTATAGGTACAAAGAGATAGATCAACAAGTAGAAAAGATTTAAAAAATCCCCACAGATGTGGGGTTTTTTAATTTTGATGAAAAGATATAAAGGTGGTTATTGGATGTATTGGAAATATGCTTTTAAAAGGATGTTAATGGGTGTTATGATTTATTCTGTTATTATCTTTGTGTATTCTGTACTTTTCAACGTCATGTTTAAACTTCGCTATAGCTACCTTTTGGAAGGGCCAATATTACCCGAGATTTTTTCTGATTGGATTGATACCCTCACTTTTAATTATGGGCAATCAATGTCTATAAGATCTTTTAAAGGGGAAACTGATGTTATTAAAATTGTTTTAGAAAGAGTACCTAACACTATGCTTCTTTTTACTATGGCTATTATCATAGATATTTTCTTGGGGGTATATTTGGGCATAAAAAAGGCTCAAAAAGCAGGGGGAATTATGGACAAAACTACTTCAATACTTACAATGGTTTTTTACGGTCTTCCCACGTGGTGGGTTGGGTTAGTAATGATTATGTTTTTTTCTTTCAGATTGCCTTTATTTCCTTCAGGGGGTATATTTAGCATGCCACCTCCTGAGGGTTTAATAAAAAGATTTGTAGATATTGTGTATCATTTAATTCTACCTTTATCTACGCTTGTTTTTTTCCGTTTTTGGGGAAGAGCATATTTATCAAGAAATATAGTGTTACAAAATTTGCAGAATGATTTCATAACTTCTGCCAGAGCAAGGGGTATTCCTGAAAGAAAAGTTTTGTTTGGGCACGCTTTAAGAGCTTCGGCTCCACCCATCTTAACAATGTCGGTTTTATCTGTACTTGATTCTTTTTCAGGAGCATTGATCATCGAAGGTATATTTAATTGGCCTGGAATGGGCAACCTTTTTTGGGCTGCTATTCAGCAGGATGATATTCCTGTTCTTTTGGGGAATTTGTCTTTTACAACTCTTTTATACATCTGCGGTATTGTAATTTTAGATTTAATATACGGATTTCTTGACCCTAGAATAAAAGTTGGCGGGAAAGAGTGAATAAAATCCCGCCAAGAGTTTAGTTTTGTCTTCCCCTATCCCCATTAGTATATGAAATGAATATCTTTTCGAAATTCACCATTTGTTTTTCTATGCTCACTATTTCTGCATCATGTGATTTGAAAAAATCGATAACCTCATATAATTCTGAAGATGTTTTGAAATCTACCGTTAGATCGTAAATGTTACTCTCCTTTGTTATTTGTGTAATACCAATTTTATCAAGTTCTCTCTCTAAAGTATCTTCTGACCTTACTTTTATCTTGTAGCCTGTTGCACTGAAAACATCCATTAGCTTTTTCTTATCTTCACACACAACTATTTTCCCATTGTTTATTATCGCAACTCTATCCGCTATTTCTTCAACTAATGCCATATCATGAGTAGAAAGAAGGATGCTCTTTCCTTTTTCTTTCACGTTTGTTAACAATCTTCTAAATTCTACATTAGAAATTACGTCGAGCCCAAGAGTAGGTTCATCCAATAGGAGAACATCAGTATCCGCTGCTAAACAGACAGCAAGGGCTGTTTTTTGCTGCATTCCCCTTGAAAGCGTATAAACCACTTCGTTGGCTTTTTCTTTAATTCTCAAAAAATCTAAAATATCTAAGGCTTCATTTTTCGATATCTTTTTCCCCCTGATTCCAACAAAATACTGTATATTTTCAATTGGGGTTAACCTGTGATAAAGGTTCCTACTCCCTTCCAAAACTACACTTATCTGTTTAAGAGCTTTAGACCTTTTTGCTTTCAAATCATAATCTTTTATTTTTATCTTTCCTTCATCGAAAACAAGAAGGCCACATATACTTTTGATGGTAGTTGTTTTTCCTGCACCATTTGGGCCAAGGAGTGCGAAGATCTCTCCTTCTTTCACATGAAATGAAATCTTATCCACTGCTGTAAGCATTTCTTTTGAAGTTCTTTGTGGGTATCTTTTTAGTAAATCATTAACTTCAATAACGTTCATCTATTTCACCACCCTTTAATATTGTCCCAGGGTTCCTTTAACCATGGCACGTTTTTCAAAACCCCTGAATATAATTATTCCTAGCAAAAGAAATAAAGCTGCACTTATCCACAAAATAACATGGTCTTGAACAGGAAACTGATAAAACTTTGTTCCTGTAACCGCCATACTTCTCATCATCCCCGTTGCTTTTACCATTGGCAAAAGTTCAAACCAAAGCGCATCAACTTCAAACATCAAAATTGCCAGGAAAGCAAAAGTACATATTTGAATGAGTGAAGAAATCTTTTTAAATATCAAAGCGATTCCCCCCAGAATTAAACCAACACCAACCGCACTAATAGAACCAAGAATAATTAAATAGAGGAGAGTAAAAAGGTCGAAATTCAAAGTTCTTCCTGTTGTAAAAGCTGCTAAATACATCAAAGGTACTATCATTAGAACGTTTATACAAAAATCACTTATCACATGAAAAATCATTTGAAACTCAAATCTTACAGGAGACATAAACAGTTGTTCCAAAGTTCCTCTTTCTGCCTCTTGACTTATCCAGTCTGAGACACCTTGGAACGAAGCTAAAAACATTATCCACATGAAATAACTCACAATGATTCCATCAATTGTATCTCCGAAATTAGGTCCACTTGCTACCATATACCCAAAAAATATAAGATAGAAGATGATGAAAAGTATTATGAATGAAGAAACTGTGTCAAAAAAATACCTCCTCATTTCAATAAAATTTTTCTTGAAATTTGCAACAAAAGCATTTACCATCTTTCATCCCTCCATTTAGAAATAAAAATAGTTCTCTTACGAAAATAGAAAATAAAGGCTAATTAGTCTTTCATACAACCAACTGACTTTCTATTATTTCTTTGTAAAGGGGAGAATTTTTTAGTAACTCTTCATGTACTCCTTCTTCCATTATCTCTCCATCTTTTAATAGTATCACTTTGTCTGCTTTTCTTATCGTCGATAGTCTGTGGGATATTATAATCAAAGTCATCTCGTACTCTTTCAATTCATCGAATATTTCTTCTTCTGTCTGTGAATCTACCCCTGACGTTGCTTCATCCAGTATCAATACCTTTGGTTCCCTTATCAATGCTCTTGCTATTGCTACTCTCTGCCTTTGCCCATCTGAGAGTTTACCTCCCCTTTCTCCTACTACAGTATCGTATCCTTCATCTAAAAGCCCTATGAATTTATCTACCTTCGCTTTTTTTACCGCCTTCATGAATTCTTCTTCAGTGAATTCATCATCAAGCATTATGTTTTCTTTGGCCGTCATGTTGAATAAGGGTTCGTTACCTCTGACTAACTTTATCTTTTCTCTGATTTCTTGTAATTTGTAATCTATTATGTTTTTATTCCCTAATAGTATTTTACCGTTTGTGGGATCATATAATCTCACAAGAAGACTCACCATCGTACTTTTGCCAGATCCACTTGTTCCTACCAACGCTATCTTTTCGTTCTTGCCAAAGAAGAGATTTATGTTTTTCAAAACTATCTCGTCTCTGTATTTGAATGAGATGTTTTTGTATTCGATATCGTAATCCTCGGGGAAAAGATATATACCATCACTTTCCTCTTCAGGCATATCGAGGATTTCAAAGAATCTTTCTGCCAATGAGTCTCCTCTTTGTAATTGGGCTAGTTGCTCATTGATCATCCTCAAAGGGTTATACAACCAGCTTGAAAAGGAATAGAAAGCCATTAAACTACCAATTGTAATGGTATCAGACATCACCATATAACCACCTAAACCTATTACTAATGGAGTCGTTATCGTTATTATAAAAATCATCCCTTGTTCTAAACCGGTAACATTCCAGACGTACTTTCTCTTTTCCTTTCTCCAATCCTCGGTATCCTTTTCTAATTTTTTATGAAAAAGCGGTTCTTTCGCGAATAATTTTATAATATTTATACCCTCAATCTTTTCTCTCAGACTTTCCATGACCTTGCTGTATTCTTTTCTTTCCTTCTTCGAAGTGTCTAATAATCTTTTATTGAAATGGTTTAATATCCAGTAATATAACGGTATCGTTGCAATAACTAACAAAGTAAGCTGCCAACTAAAAGTTGATAAAACAATTAAAATAATGAAAACATCGATGATGTTTAATATTATCACAGGTTTTGTTAGTACGAGAAAGTTGGCTATTTCAGCTATATCGGATGTGATCCTAGCGAGGAAATCTCCAATTTGGTTGTCTGAAGAGTAAGCAGAAGAAATCTTTTGAACTTTTTCATATAAAGTCAGTTGTTCATTCTTTATCACATCTGCTTCACTTGCACCTGCATAATAATTTTCAAAAAAGGCCAGAACAACTTGACCTACTACCACAGTTATATACGCCAACATGGAAGGTAAGAGAAGAGAAAACTTGTTTTGAAATATAACTTCATCGATCATGTATCTCAAAATATAGGGATTGGCTATGAAAAAAAGCGTAATTGGAATTGATAAAAGATAAAGGTTTAGGTGAATCTTTTTGTACTTTTTTGAGTATTCGAAAAATCTTTTAACGTTAGAAGAAATTATTTTTAACCTCATTGGATAAATCTCCTCCTTTTTATAAGTTATACTATCTTTAGAAACTCTAAAACATGTATTTTAACTAACTTTTAATACCTTTGATGTTAAAGGTTAAATGTTCTATCACGAAAATAGTGGGTAATTAAGCTAAAGTTCAATTAAGTTTATCAACGGCAATAAAGAAAAACAGAAAATACTTAATTACATAAGAAGGTTTCTTGTAATCGAACATCTTTTTAAACTCAAGCACCAATCCGTAGGCTTGAACTGTGTCAAGATGTTGTTCTTCCTTGAACCCATTTCGGAGCGTTTCATCGAGTCTAACTTTATCTTTCTTAGTAAGGTTGTTAGGATTTTTTAATAGCAAGTATTTTGTCCTTTTTTGTATCCTTCGCCTAAATGATACCAGATTATTTAATCATTTGTTCATATTTCATTTTTTCTACCCACACTTTTTGGAAGAGAACCTTTAAATTATACGCTTTTCCATATGATTTTCAAGTGTTTTTTTAATTGTCTTCAAATATACATTGATAAAGTATTACAGAGATCGGTCAAAAAATACTTATGTTAAAATCAAACTTGATAATTTTTGTTATCTTTAAATTACTTATATTCTCTTTTTCTTTTTTTATCTGTATTATGGTACAATTGTGTTTGAATGATTTCGATCTATTTTTTTGAGAAATTTCTAAGTTGAATTGAAGTAAACGAATATTCCATTATTATAACGCTGTGTAAATATTTCATGAGGTCAGGGGGGTTCTTAGAATGAATCTTCGATCTTTAATTGAAATTGTGAATAAAGGACAGATTTTAATTCTTTACCAACAAACGTTCAAAAACCAAAAATCCACACAAACAAAAATATAACCTTCAACGAACATCCTTTTTATTTGGGAAGGAAAGAAGTTGTAAAAAGGTTTATGAAAGACTTAAATAAAAAGAATTTAAAAGAGTTCATAGAAAATTACATTGGCCTTGATACAAGACAAAAAAAGATAATAGAAAAGTTCATAATGAATTACGGTAGGTACTATGACTTAAAAGATATACCAAAAGAATTCACACCGAAAGTACCAAAAG
The genomic region above belongs to Petrotoga olearia DSM 13574 and contains:
- a CDS encoding ABC transporter permease — translated: MVNAFVANFKKNFIEMRRYFFDTVSSFIILFIIFYLIFFGYMVASGPNFGDTIDGIIVSYFMWIMFLASFQGVSDWISQEAERGTLEQLFMSPVRFEFQMIFHVISDFCINVLMIVPLMYLAAFTTGRTLNFDLFTLLYLIILGSISAVGVGLILGGIALIFKKISSLIQICTFAFLAILMFEVDALWFELLPMVKATGMMRSMAVTGTKFYQFPVQDHVILWISAALFLLLGIIIFRGFEKRAMVKGTLGQY
- a CDS encoding ABC transporter ATP-binding protein, coding for MRLKIISSNVKRFFEYSKKYKKIHLNLYLLSIPITLFFIANPYILRYMIDEVIFQNKFSLLLPSMLAYITVVVGQVVLAFFENYYAGASEADVIKNEQLTLYEKVQKISSAYSSDNQIGDFLARITSDIAEIANFLVLTKPVIILNIIDVFIILIVLSTFSWQLTLLVIATIPLYYWILNHFNKRLLDTSKKERKEYSKVMESLREKIEGINIIKLFAKEPLFHKKLEKDTEDWRKEKRKYVWNVTGLEQGMIFIITITTPLVIGLGGYMVMSDTITIGSLMAFYSFSSWLYNPLRMINEQLAQLQRGDSLAERFFEILDMPEEESDGIYLFPEDYDIEYKNISFKYRDEIVLKNINLFFGKNEKIALVGTSGSGKSTMVSLLVRLYDPTNGKILLGNKNIIDYKLQEIREKIKLVRGNEPLFNMTAKENIMLDDEFTEEEFMKAVKKAKVDKFIGLLDEGYDTVVGERGGKLSDGQRQRVAIARALIREPKVLILDEATSGVDSQTEEEIFDELKEYEMTLIIISHRLSTIRKADKVILLKDGEIMEEGVHEELLKNSPLYKEIIESQLVV
- a CDS encoding ABC transporter ATP-binding protein gives rise to the protein MNVIEVNDLLKRYPQRTSKEMLTAVDKISFHVKEGEIFALLGPNGAGKTTTIKSICGLLVFDEGKIKIKDYDLKAKRSKALKQISVVLEGSRNLYHRLTPIENIQYFVGIRGKKISKNEALDILDFLRIKEKANEVVYTLSRGMQQKTALAVCLAADTDVLLLDEPTLGLDVISNVEFRRLLTNVKEKGKSILLSTHDMALVEEIADRVAIINNGKIVVCEDKKKLMDVFSATGYKIKVRSEDTLERELDKIGITQITKESNIYDLTVDFKTSSELYEVIDFFKSHDAEIVSIEKQMVNFEKIFISYTNGDRGRQN
- a CDS encoding transposase encodes the protein MVSFRRRIQKRTKYLLLKNPNNLTKKDKVRLDETLRNGFKEEQHLDTVQAYGLVLEFKKMFDYKKPSYVIKYFLFFFIAVDKLN
- a CDS encoding ABC transporter permease; its protein translation is MYWKYAFKRMLMGVMIYSVIIFVYSVLFNVMFKLRYSYLLEGPILPEIFSDWIDTLTFNYGQSMSIRSFKGETDVIKIVLERVPNTMLLFTMAIIIDIFLGVYLGIKKAQKAGGIMDKTTSILTMVFYGLPTWWVGLVMIMFFSFRLPLFPSGGIFSMPPPEGLIKRFVDIVYHLILPLSTLVFFRFWGRAYLSRNIVLQNLQNDFITSARARGIPERKVLFGHALRASAPPILTMSVLSVLDSFSGALIIEGIFNWPGMGNLFWAAIQQDDIPVLLGNLSFTTLLYICGIVILDLIYGFLDPRIKVGGKE